TTTCTCATTTTTCTATAGATTAAATAAAGCGCTATAACTATAATTGTTATTACTATTGCAGATACAATATACTTCATCATATAGTATGATCCAATAGTCCTAAATCCAAATGGTGAATATCCTCCTATTGGTATAGGTACTGGATATGCACTTGAGCTACCCTTTTTATAATTTTTTGATGTATCTGTTTTTGGTGTACTATCTACTTTAGGAGTTTTTGACTCTTTAAAACTTCCTGAGCCATAGCCACTACTTGATCCATCCTTTGTGCTTTTAAAGCTACCTGAATTGTATCCCTTACTTGAACTTCCACCTGAGCTTTTAAATCCACCGGATTTGAATCCCGATGAATTGCTACTACTTTTAGGTTTACTACTAAACCATGAACTACTTGAGCTACTTGAGCTTTTAAAACTTGAACTTTTGAAACCACCTGAGGATGATCTAGATTTAGCACTTGCATCACTATACACTGTAGAATTTTTTAAGTCTAAGCTATATCCTGCTAAGCTAACAAATGTAAATATAAATATAAGTGCTACTTTTAAAATAAAGCCTTGCTTTTTAATAATTGCCACCTCCGATTCGTTTCTATGAATTTATTATAATGTATAAATTAACTCTTAACAAGTTACCCAATAACGCTTAATGAGTTATTTAATACCACATAGCTAGTTTGAATTTAGGTATCTCTTGTTTTCTTTTATTTTCTTATTATTTCTTTAGATTTCAAAATATCTATATGGTTTTCAATAACTTGTATACCGGTTTTACATACTATATAATATATATATAGAAACATTACTTTTTGGTTAATAGAACATCTTAATTAATATATCGATTTTTTAAAGGAGGTTATAACATGGATAAAAACTTTTCAATAGATTCCCTTAGTAAGATTATAAATGAGGTTTCAGAGTCTAGTATTATTTCATATGATGAAATACCTAGCTATGATCTTTTTTTATCTCAGGTTACATCATATCTAAATGATAAATTTGAAGACGAAAAGTACACAACTAATATAATCCAAAACTATGTTAAAAGTGAGGTTATCTCAAAACCTAGTGATGGAAAGAAAAGGGGATACTCCTCAAGTCATCTAGTTCAACTTATTCTTATAAGTTATATGAGACCTTTATTTACACAGGAAGAAATCAAAAAAGTTTTTAAACTTGCCTTTAACCAAATAAACACCTCTGAAGATGATATTATCTCATGGGAAAATGCATATAAGGCATTTTCATCCTTCCAGTCAGAGGTTATTAAAGATTTCTCTAAGAATGAAGTATTAAATGAAAAACTTCTTAATAATCTTATTGATGAATACAATA
The window above is part of the Clostridium cylindrosporum DSM 605 genome. Proteins encoded here:
- a CDS encoding DUF1836 domain-containing protein, with the protein product MDKNFSIDSLSKIINEVSESSIISYDEIPSYDLFLSQVTSYLNDKFEDEKYTTNIIQNYVKSEVISKPSDGKKRGYSSSHLVQLILISYMRPLFTQEEIKKVFKLAFNQINTSEDDIISWENAYKAFSSFQSEVIKDFSKNEVLNEKLLNNLIDEYNIKGKDEERILVFLIVMSLTAQANVITKVVKKLIENYGD